CTCCTCCGCCGACCTCGCGGCCGACGCCGCGGCCACCGGCATCACCGGCTTCGTCGCCGCCGCCGTGATCAGCCACCACGGCCACGTACTGCTCGTACGCCGCAACCCCGACGACTACATGGGAGGCCTGTGGGAGATCCCCTCCGGAACGGTCGAAAACGGCGAGAGCATCCTGGACGCCCTGCACCGGGAAACCCTCGAAGAAACCGGCCTGACCATCGACCAGGTCACCGACTACATCGGCCACTTCGACTACACGAACAGCCGCGGAACCACCACCCGCCAGTTCAATTTCGCCGTCACCGTCGCGACCACCGAACCCGTGGTCCTCACCGAGCACGACGCCCACCAGTGGGCCCTGCCGGGCGACCTGCCCGAAGTCAGCAACGCGGTCCGCGACCTGCTCACCGCCGCCTGACACTCACACCGCCGCACCGGCGCAGCCAAACGGCGCCTTCTCGACGAGCCGGGCGCTTCCGGTCCGACCACGCACCGTGGAGTATTGCCCGATGACGCACCCGGCGGCAGCCGGGCCTGGAACTGTGGCTCAAGCAGGCTCCGGCACGCTTGTGGCGTCTTCTTGCCTGACGGATCAGCAGGGCCGACGCGGTGGGGCCGGGTTCGCCCGGGCCACGCGCGGACCGATCGAGGCGGGGCCCCGCGCAGCCACGTCGTGGCTTTGCGCGGGCCCTCGCAGGCGGAAACCCATTCCGGCAGGTCGCGGTGAGGCGGCGAACATCCGGGCGACTCGAATGCGCCCTGCAAGGCCGGCCCTGTCCCCCGGCCCGGCGCGGGGATGAGAAGATCAACATGGCTCCCGGGCTTCTTGCCATTGCCTGCCCGGGAGCCACTCGCATGTCCGCCCCACGCGCCGTCAGCACCCGGTCCGGACAAGGACGCAGCACCGCCGAGCCGTTGGGCAGTTGGTCCCCGCCGGTGGCCGGGCCAGTCACCGCCACCTGGCTGGTTCGGGCGCGTGCCGGCCAGGCAACGGGGGCGGCCGGTCTCCGCGGCCGGCCGCCCCCGAGGATTCGGCTGCGCGGCCGCGGTCGTCCGGGCGCCGGGGTGCGGCGGGCCGGACTGCGCGGCCGCGGGGCGCAGCCGGATGTCGGCCCCTGTGAGGGGTGGCGGGGCGCTGCCGGGTCCAACGACGGTGCACCGGCCGAGGACACCGGTCCGGGTGCGGCGGTCTACGGCGCGGGGTCGGAGGGCCGGGCCGCCGGGGTGTCCGCTGCGGGGCGCCGCGGGGGCGGCACCGGTGTCCGGCCCGCTCGGCCGCCGGCGGCGAGGTGGGCGAGCACGAAGCGCTCCAGGCCGCTGCCGGGGTGCAGGTAGACGCGGCTACGGGCGGCTTCGATCTGCAGGCCGTTGAGTTCGTTCACCATGGTGGTGGGGATCGGCGCCAGGACGTCGTGCGGTGACCTGCCAACGAGGAGGTGATGGGGGCCGAGCGGCAGGACGATGGCATTCGAGTCGCCCAGGGCCATGCAGTAGGTGAGGGTGCTCCCGTCCCGGCGGACGGTCAGGGCCGGTGTGTCGCCGATGAGGAACTGGCCGCTGGCGGGGATCAGGATCTCCAGGCAGCTCTCGCGGATCGCCGCCCTGGTCTTGTGGAACATCTCCTCGATGCCGATCCGCAGGTTGTACCCGCTCAGCTCGTCGTCGCGGACGGTCCGCATGAGGTCCTCCGCCCACATCGCCAGGGTCTGGGGGTCGGCGACGTGTTCGCCGCTGTGCTTCAGGTAGTCGGCGCGCAGCAGGTCGGCGTGGACGGTGAGCAGCTTGGTGCGCTGACGCTCGTAGAGCGCGGCGAAGATCTGGTCGTGGAGAGCGCGGTAGTGCAGGGAGCGGGCCCAGTGCAGGGCGATGAAGTCCTTCAGTACGAGGACGTACTCCTCGTGCTCGAAGATGTCGCCGCGTTCCACCGCGTCGGCGGCGGCCGGCAGCAGGTTCTCGACCCGGCTCCAGACCTCCTCCAGCGAGGCGGAGGCAAACGGCACGAAGTCCGGCACCGTGCCGCAGGTCTTGATGCTCCTGGTCCTGTGCCGGTTCGTGGGGCGGTCCAGGTCGAACGAGTAGACCTGGTGCCCCGCGCTGCCGGCGTGCGCCGCGAAGCGTTTGAGCAGCACCCGGGAGACGACGTGCTGGTTCACCACCGGCGCACGTCCGTCCGCGCGGAGCGTCTCGATCCGGGTCTGCGTCCGCTCGGCGGCAGACCGCCAGTTGGGCTGCTCGTTCATCCGCCCAGTCTCCCGGACGGGAGCGACAGACCCGCCCGCCGGCGGAAGACCGCCCTGCCCGGCCCGGCCGGGAGCCGGGGCGCAGCAGGCGGGCGGCCGTGGCTGCCCCGGGTGCGGGGGTCTACGGTGTGGTGCCTGCGTCGCGTCGCGGGGGCTCCAGCGGTGTCCGGTCCGCCCGGCCGCCGGCGGCGAGGTGCGCGCGCACGAAGTGCTCCAGGCCGCTGCCGGGGTGCAGGTAGACGCGGCTGTAGGCCGCCTCGACCTGCAGCGTGTTGAGGCAGTCCACCATGTCGGCGGGGATCGCGGCCATGTCGTTGCTCGGTGCCCTGCCGACGAGGAGGTGCTTGCGGCCGAACGGCAGGACGATGGCGGCGGAGTCCTCCAGGGCCGTGACGCAGGAGAGCACGGTTCCCTCCCGGCGGACGGGCAGGGCCGGGATGTCGCCGATGAGGAACTCGCCGCTCTTTGGGGTGACGATCTCCAGGCAGGTCTCCCGGATCGCCGTCCTGAGCTCGCCGAACATCCTCTCGATGCTGACTCTCAGGTCGGCCCCGCTCCGGAGGTTGTCGGTGAACGGCTGCATGAGCCGGGCGCCGATGGCCTCCCGGGCCCCCTTGGCTGCGACGTACAGGCCGGTGTGCTGCCGGTAGGTGGCGCGCAGCCGGTCGGTGGGTATGGCGGCCAGGGCATCCCACGCCCGCTCGTAGGCTGCCGCGGCGGCGCGGTAGTGCATCGCGAGGTAGTGCAGGGAGCGGGCCCGGTGCAGGGCGATGAAGTCCTTCAGCGTGAGGATGTGCTCCTCGTGCTCGAAGATGTCGCCGCGCTCCACCGCGTCGGCGGCGGTCGGCAGCAGGTTCTCGACCCGGCTCCAGACCTCCTCCAATGAGGCGGAGGCAAAGGGCACGAAGTCCGGCACCGTGCCGCACGTCTTGGTCGATCCGGGTCTGTGCCGGTTCGCGGGGTGGTGGAGGTCGAAGGAGATGACCCGGTCGTTTGCCGCGAAGCGCTTGAGCAGGACCCGGGAGACGACGTGCTGATTCACCACCCGCCGTTGTCCCTCCGGCTGCAGCTCCTCGATCTGGGCCAGGATCCGTTCGGCCTCGACGGCACGCTGTCCACGTTGTTCGGGTACGTCCATCCGACTGGTCAGGCACGAACGCGAAGTCCGCAGGTGGTGGCCATGGCGCTCAGGCGGTCCGCGCGAATCCCGGCGAACAGCCGCGCGCCGGGCCCGGCGTCCTCCAGGTGGCGGTAGTGCGCTGCGGCCAACAGGTGGGGGCGCAGCCGGGCCGGGATACGGAAGGTCTCCCGCGTCCCGTGGCGGCTGACGGGTCCCGGGCCGGGCGAGGCTGCCATCGGCAGCGCCAGTGCGTCGCCGCGGGGGTGAGGTCCTGCAGGCGTGCGCCGCGCAGAAGATGTGGCGAGGCGCCGGTGGTCCAGGCCGCGGTGAGTGCCGCGGCGTAGAGCGGGTGGGGGATGTGACGGCGGATCCTCTCCAGGACCACGGCCGGGGGCAGGGCTGCGACGGGCGTGTCCCAGCCCGGGATCAGGATCCGGGCGCGGGGCGGCCTGCCCGGGCAACGGCATGCGCGGACGAAGGGTGTGTGGAATGCCTCGCGAGCGGCGTGGAGGGTGTCGACGACACGGTGGTTAACGCTGTTGAGCAGGCGCTCCAGGTCTCGCCCTAGGGCTGGGGCATGCCAGACGACGGTGAGGGCGGCGCCGGTGGCGGCGTGCAGGTCCAGCAGGTAGTGCAGGCGGAGGCGGGGTAGGTGCGAGCGCAGAACGATCACGTGACGGATGCCCTCGGCCCACATCCATGCACGTACTGCACGCTCTGCCGCTGCCTCCTGCGCCAGACCCTGCGTCCTCAGGTTGACCACCGACCTGCCGAGGGCGGTGAGGTGGTCGTGGAGAAGGACATCGGTTCGAGCCGTGCCCACGGTGGGGTGGATGGTGATGCATCCGGCCCGGGGTCGGGAGGCGGCGAGGGCCGCGGCGGTGAAGCGGGCGTCGTCGCCGCGGTCCAGGACCACCGTCACCGGTGGCAGAGCGCGCCGCTTCGACGCCGGCAGGACCAGGGCAGGGTCCACCAGCAGGTCGATGGGCAGGTCGCGCGCCGTCATCGCGACTGGTCCGGTCGGTGGCAGGCATCGCTCGCACGCAGGCTCGTCCACAGTTTCCGGCGTGCTGACACCCGCGGGGCTTCTTGGGCCGGCGGCGCCGCGCACGGGAGGCGGGTGGTGGCTCACAGCCGACTGAAGGCCCAGCCGAGCACCTCGCTGTCCACCCGCTCCCGGCCGGTGCGCTCCAGGCCGAGGCGCACGTGCGCGGTCAGCTGGGCCCAGGCTCGGAAGTTGCCGTGCGCGGCGTGCTGGTCGGCGGAGGCGATGGCGGCCGGGTCGGCGTCGGCCCACACCGGGTGGAACAGCGGGATGACGGCCTGGACTTCCTCGGGCGTGAGGCGGGTGAAGTGCTGCCAGATGAAGATGCGGGAGGAGAGCATCGGTTCGCGGCGCAGCACCTGGTGGCAGCCCTCGCCGCCGACGAAGATGATGGCGAGCTGGGTGTAGGGGTCGTCCCACAGGTAGCGGAAGTACTCGAAGGTCTCGCCGCTGAGCCACTGGGCCTCGTCGACGACGAGGGTTCGGGGGTGAGGGCGAGGGCTTGGCGCAGCAGGGCGTCGAACTCGCTGGGGCCGCGGGGCGGGGTTCCGGGCAGGTCGAGAGCGGCGAAGAGTTCGTGGCGGGCGGCGCGTGGGGTGGGGCGTACGCGGAAGGTGATGCGGCGGACGTCCTGGGCGGGGTCGAGGTCGCGCAGGCAGGTGTTGACGGCCAGGGTTTTGCCGAAGCCGGCGCCGCCGTGGACGCACATCATTGCGCGGGCGTTGATGGTGTCGGCGAGGTTGTCGCGGGCGGCGAGCAGGGCGCGGGTGGTGACGACCTGGGCGCCGGGCAGGCGCAGGTACTGGTCGCTGGCCTGGGGTGGCAGGAGTCCGGTCACGGGGTCTTCTTTCCGGTCGGGTCGGCGGCGGGGCTGGCGGTGAGTAGGCCGGGCGGGGTGTTCCAGTGCGCGGGTGGGGCGGTGGGTGGGATGAGGTCGGGTCGGGCGAGGGCAGTCAGGTCGGTGTGGGTGGAGGCGGCCAGTTCGCGGCCGGCCTCGGCGGCGGTCAGCGGGTCGATCGGTCGGGGCGCCGAGGGCTCGGTGGTGGCGCCATGACGCTCGTTGCGGGCGCGCTGGGCGTTCTCGAGGTCCTTAGCAAGGCGGCGGGTACGGGCGGCGCGGGCGCGGCGCACTGCCGCGATCTGCTCGCGGGTGGCTTCGTCGGCGAGGTGGGCGGTGGTCAGGTGGCGGCCGGTAGTGGGGTCGAAGAGTTCGATCTCGTGCCGGTGGTGGGGCATGTACCGCACGCTCACCCTGGTTCCGGCGCGGCCGGTCATCCACGGGGA
The Kitasatospora paranensis genome window above contains:
- a CDS encoding DUF4238 domain-containing protein produces the protein MDVPEQRGQRAVEAERILAQIEELQPEGQRRVVNQHVVSRVLLKRFAANDRVISFDLHHPANRHRPGSTKTCGTVPDFVPFASASLEEVWSRVENLLPTAADAVERGDIFEHEEHILTLKDFIALHRARSLHYLAMHYRAAAAAYERAWDALAAIPTDRLRATYRQHTGLYVAAKGAREAIGARLMQPFTDNLRSGADLRVSIERMFGELRTAIRETCLEIVTPKSGEFLIGDIPALPVRREGTVLSCVTALEDSAAIVLPFGRKHLLVGRAPSNDMAAIPADMVDCLNTLQVEAAYSRVYLHPGSGLEHFVRAHLAAGGRADRTPLEPPRRDAGTTP
- a CDS encoding DUF4238 domain-containing protein; amino-acid sequence: MNEQPNWRSAAERTQTRIETLRADGRAPVVNQHVVSRVLLKRFAAHAGSAGHQVYSFDLDRPTNRHRTRSIKTCGTVPDFVPFASASLEEVWSRVENLLPAAADAVERGDIFEHEEYVLVLKDFIALHWARSLHYRALHDQIFAALYERQRTKLLTVHADLLRADYLKHSGEHVADPQTLAMWAEDLMRTVRDDELSGYNLRIGIEEMFHKTRAAIRESCLEILIPASGQFLIGDTPALTVRRDGSTLTYCMALGDSNAIVLPLGPHHLLVGRSPHDVLAPIPTTMVNELNGLQIEAARSRVYLHPGSGLERFVLAHLAAGGRAGRTPVPPPRRPAADTPAARPSDPAP
- a CDS encoding NUDIX hydrolase, with the translated sequence MTLPSSADLAADAAATGITGFVAAAVISHHGHVLLVRRNPDDYMGGLWEIPSGTVENGESILDALHRETLEETGLTIDQVTDYIGHFDYTNSRGTTTRQFNFAVTVATTEPVVLTEHDAHQWALPGDLPEVSNAVRDLLTAA